A region from the Lycium barbarum isolate Lr01 chromosome 8, ASM1917538v2, whole genome shotgun sequence genome encodes:
- the LOC132607954 gene encoding uncharacterized protein LOC132607954, with protein sequence MEMEDPQEVQHRRAQFLIHKSLQKSDSIGSQRRQPIWLKVKVCKLKIKIGRRLKRIRKSMLLKFSATKGHFVYYKQLICQLKYWKRLIKGRETAMAKLPPMFT encoded by the coding sequence ATGGAGATGGAAGACCCTCAAGAGGTGCAACATAGAAGAGCACAGTTCTTGATTCACAAGTCTCTACAGAAATCAGATTCCATTGGATCTCAGAGAAGGCAACCAATATGGTTGAAAGTGAAAGTGTGTAAGTTGAAGATCAAGATTGGAAGGAGACTAAAAAGGATAAGGAAGAGCATGTTGTTAAAATTTTCAGCTACTAAAGGTCATTTTGTTTATTACAAGCAATTAATTTGCCAGTTGAAATATTGGAAGCGCTTGATTAAGGGTAGAGAGACAGCTATGGCTAAACTTCCACCCATGTTCACTTGA